A genomic window from Lycium barbarum isolate Lr01 chromosome 4, ASM1917538v2, whole genome shotgun sequence includes:
- the LOC132635390 gene encoding myb family transcription factor PHL11-like isoform X3 codes for MGLKGLTLYHLKSHLQKYRLGQQAKNQDAVEQNRENIAGESCGQFSFHSPGPSIASSSMSGMQGEAPISEAVRSQIEVQKRLHEQLEVQQKLQMRIEAQGKYLQAILDKAQKSLSTDMNSPNAVDETRAQLTDFNLALSNLMDYMHGDNRGETVAGKRIEDDANNDLRRSTYLREGEQKNNMNIKLEESSISFDLNSRSSYDFIGMNSAALEAKPLSNGRLEI; via the exons ATGGGATTGAAGGGCTTGACACTGTACCATTTGAAGAGTCATTTGCAG AAGTATAGACTTGGACAGCAGGCAAAGAACCAAGATGCAGTAGAACAAAACAGAGAGAATATTG CAGGGGAGTCCTGTGGACAATTCAGTTTTCATTCCCCAGGACCAAGTATCGCTTCATCAAGCATGAGTGGTATGCAAGG AGAAGCTCCAATTAGTGAGGCAGTGAGGTCTCAGATTGAAGTCCAGAAAAGATTACATGAGCAGCTTGAG GTTCAACAGAAACTACAAATGAGAATAGAGGCACAGGGAAAGTACTTGCAGGCAATATTAGATAAAGCTCAGAAGAGTCTGTCCACTGATATGAACTCCCCTAATGCTGTCGACGAAACAAGAGCTCAACTTACAGATTTCAATTTAGCTCTGTCTAATTTAATGGATTACATGCACGGAGACAACCGGGGCGAAACTGTTGCAGGTAAAAGGATAGAAGATGATGCTAATAACGATCTAAGAAGGTCTACGTACTTGAGGGAGGGAGAACAAAAGAACAATATGAATATTAAGCTTGAAGAATCTTCCATTAGCTTCGATTTGAACTCCAGAAGTAGCTATGACTTTATCGGCATGAATTCAGCTGCATTGGAAGCCAAACCACTTTCAAATGGAAGATTGGAAATATAA
- the LOC132635390 gene encoding myb family transcription factor PHL11-like isoform X2, whose translation MDRMYNGYENGVVMTRDPKPRLRWTADLHDRFVDAVTKLGGPDKATPKSVLRLMGLKGLTLYHLKSHLQKYRLGQQAKNQDAVEQNRENIGESCGQFSFHSPGPSIASSSMSGMQGEAPISEAVRSQIEVQKRLHEQLEVQQKLQMRIEAQGKYLQAILDKAQKSLSTDMNSPNAVDETRAQLTDFNLALSNLMDYMHGDNRGETVAGKRIEDDANNDLRRSTYLREGEQKNNMNIKLEESSISFDLNSRSSYDFIGMNSAALEAKPLSNGRLEI comes from the exons ATGGATAGGATGTATAATGGTTATGAAAATGGGGTGGTGATGACAAGGGACCCAAAACCAAGATTGAGGTGGACTGCTGATCTACATGATCGTTTTGTTGATGCTGTCACTAAGCTTGGTGGACCTGATA AAGCAACTCCCAAGTCAGTGCTAAGGTTAATGGGATTGAAGGGCTTGACACTGTACCATTTGAAGAGTCATTTGCAG AAGTATAGACTTGGACAGCAGGCAAAGAACCAAGATGCAGTAGAACAAAACAGAGAGAATATTG GGGAGTCCTGTGGACAATTCAGTTTTCATTCCCCAGGACCAAGTATCGCTTCATCAAGCATGAGTGGTATGCAAGG AGAAGCTCCAATTAGTGAGGCAGTGAGGTCTCAGATTGAAGTCCAGAAAAGATTACATGAGCAGCTTGAG GTTCAACAGAAACTACAAATGAGAATAGAGGCACAGGGAAAGTACTTGCAGGCAATATTAGATAAAGCTCAGAAGAGTCTGTCCACTGATATGAACTCCCCTAATGCTGTCGACGAAACAAGAGCTCAACTTACAGATTTCAATTTAGCTCTGTCTAATTTAATGGATTACATGCACGGAGACAACCGGGGCGAAACTGTTGCAGGTAAAAGGATAGAAGATGATGCTAATAACGATCTAAGAAGGTCTACGTACTTGAGGGAGGGAGAACAAAAGAACAATATGAATATTAAGCTTGAAGAATCTTCCATTAGCTTCGATTTGAACTCCAGAAGTAGCTATGACTTTATCGGCATGAATTCAGCTGCATTGGAAGCCAAACCACTTTCAAATGGAAGATTGGAAATATAA
- the LOC132635390 gene encoding myb family transcription factor PHL11-like isoform X1 has protein sequence MDRMYNGYENGVVMTRDPKPRLRWTADLHDRFVDAVTKLGGPDKATPKSVLRLMGLKGLTLYHLKSHLQKYRLGQQAKNQDAVEQNRENIAGESCGQFSFHSPGPSIASSSMSGMQGEAPISEAVRSQIEVQKRLHEQLEVQQKLQMRIEAQGKYLQAILDKAQKSLSTDMNSPNAVDETRAQLTDFNLALSNLMDYMHGDNRGETVAGKRIEDDANNDLRRSTYLREGEQKNNMNIKLEESSISFDLNSRSSYDFIGMNSAALEAKPLSNGRLEI, from the exons ATGGATAGGATGTATAATGGTTATGAAAATGGGGTGGTGATGACAAGGGACCCAAAACCAAGATTGAGGTGGACTGCTGATCTACATGATCGTTTTGTTGATGCTGTCACTAAGCTTGGTGGACCTGATA AAGCAACTCCCAAGTCAGTGCTAAGGTTAATGGGATTGAAGGGCTTGACACTGTACCATTTGAAGAGTCATTTGCAG AAGTATAGACTTGGACAGCAGGCAAAGAACCAAGATGCAGTAGAACAAAACAGAGAGAATATTG CAGGGGAGTCCTGTGGACAATTCAGTTTTCATTCCCCAGGACCAAGTATCGCTTCATCAAGCATGAGTGGTATGCAAGG AGAAGCTCCAATTAGTGAGGCAGTGAGGTCTCAGATTGAAGTCCAGAAAAGATTACATGAGCAGCTTGAG GTTCAACAGAAACTACAAATGAGAATAGAGGCACAGGGAAAGTACTTGCAGGCAATATTAGATAAAGCTCAGAAGAGTCTGTCCACTGATATGAACTCCCCTAATGCTGTCGACGAAACAAGAGCTCAACTTACAGATTTCAATTTAGCTCTGTCTAATTTAATGGATTACATGCACGGAGACAACCGGGGCGAAACTGTTGCAGGTAAAAGGATAGAAGATGATGCTAATAACGATCTAAGAAGGTCTACGTACTTGAGGGAGGGAGAACAAAAGAACAATATGAATATTAAGCTTGAAGAATCTTCCATTAGCTTCGATTTGAACTCCAGAAGTAGCTATGACTTTATCGGCATGAATTCAGCTGCATTGGAAGCCAAACCACTTTCAAATGGAAGATTGGAAATATAA